The Candidatus Hamiltonella defensa 5AT (Acyrthosiphon pisum) DNA window AAAAACATATTATTAAGAATTTTTAACGATATTCATCCATCATAAAAATGAAATAACTTTAAGTAACTTTACAAAAAAATAAAGGCAATAAAGTAATCAAAAATGAAATATCGAGAGAAATTAAAAGGAAAAACAGGCATGTGCGGCGATGAAACGTTGATCTCACGCGAAGTATTATTATTTAAAATCAAGGATTCCTTTCGATGCAAAAATACCAATTGAATCATGATAGGCAAAGCAGTATCTATTGATATTGCTTTATGGGACAAATTATTCTGACAAAATTATCTCAAAAAAATTTGATGATTCATTTTTAAAACTGAAATTCACTTTCACATCAACAAGTTAATAAAAATATATTAAAAGGATTCAATATATGCCAAACCACTCATTCTCATCACCTCATTCAGATTTCAGCACTCACTTCGTTCCAGAATATTCATTTGATTTTAGCCAGCATCACCATATTTTTATAAAAGCAAAAAATCGAATAAATAATATTAATCATTTGTCGACATATTATGATAAAGACGGATTATGTTTTGCTTTGTCTGTTCGTTATATTATTGAAGAGCATGTGCGACGTGAAAGTTGCACCACAGAAGTCCCTTGAAAAAGGGTAAGGTTGATCCGAAACCTTATTGCCACTTACTCGGTGCAAGAGGAGTAATTCTCTTGTGCTAAGCGAGAATGAAAGCCTAACTAAAGTATTAAGCTGAATAAGAAATAGGGGCTAGGCAAAATTGAAATGGGCTGAATAAAGTGAATCTCCGTGATTAAAATGTCGTCAGCAACGAAAACACGAAATCAGATGTGACGTGTTAAGGGGAAATTTAACGACAGTTAGAAACGGGTAAAGAAGAGTGTTCGTTCTTTACGACGGATCCCGTTCCCCGGCATAGAGGAGGCAGCCCACTCAATGTATCTTCATGGTGTGAAACACGGTAACCCCATTAATCTTTTAGTGTTGATGTAAATACTAAGAGACAGTGGGCATAAGACGTTCCAAAAAGCGAAGGCAATCAGCCGAAAGGCAACTGGAAATCATAACAGGATTGATAGAGGTAATTACTTTACTCTGAAAAGAGGCTGACGTGGAACGGGTGACTTACCCATATAATCCTTTACCAAGGTTATGAATTGATTTAGAAGAGTTAGATGCCTATGGCAAACGTAATAAATCAAAACTATGAACAACAACTGGAATGGCATGCTATTAACTGGCGTGTTGTGACAGCCATGATTAATAATCTAAGGCAAAGAATATATAGGGCTTCAGCAACAGGTGACTTAAAGAAAGTCAGAAATCTGCAAAAACTCATGATGAAATCAAGAGCTAACCATCTTCTGGCTATCAGGAAAGTCACTCAGGTCAATCGGGGAAAACACACGGCTGGAGTAGATAATCAGGTAATTAATGACCATAAAGGACGAGAACATCTTTATAAGTTATTAAGCCAAACAACTTCAGAAAAGGTTTATCCAGTAAAACGAGTTTACATAGCAAAAAAGAATGGAAAAAAACGCCCTCTTGGGATCCCAACCATTCTCGACCGCTGTAGACAAGCGATAGTTAAATCGGCGCTGGAACCTTATTGGGAAGCAAAATTTGAACCAGTCAGCTACGGATTTAGACCGGGGCGAAGTGCCCATGACGCAATACAAAAAATTTTCTGTATTGCCAGAGCACGAGGGACACGGCACTGGGTACTAGATGCAGATATTAAAGGCGCATTTGACAACATTGACCATAATTTTCTCATAAAAAAAATCGGGGGATTCCCCGAAAGAAACATGATTAAACAATGGTTACAAGCCGGTGTGCTGGAACATGGCAACTATATACCCAATGTTGCAGGTACTCCGCAAGGCGGGATTATCAGTCCACTACTGGCCAATATTGCACTCCACGGAATGGAGACCTTACTGGGTATTCAATACTGGAAAAACGGCACGCCAAAACAAGGGCAACCTTATGCAGTAGTTCGTTATGCGGATGATTTTGTCGTATTCGGTAAATCCCGTGAAGAGTGCGAAACTGCCAAAATAAAGTTGCAAATTTGGTTAGCTCAGAGAGGGTTAGCTCTTTCTGAAGAAAAAACCAGTATCAAACACTTGAAGGAAGGATTCGACTTCCTGGGATTTAATATACGACATTATGACAATCGCCACAGAAAACGGGGATATATATTGTTAACGAAGCCCTCAAAGGAGTCGATGAAAAGGTACAAACAGCAAATGAGAATGACCTGGAAAGGTATTATCGGTATGCCGACACAAGAAGGAATAAGACAACTGAATGCCAAGATAATAGGATGGTGTAATTACTATCGTATTGGTGCTTCAAAAAGAACATTCAGTGCATTAGACCAATGGATGTGGATCCGCCAACGTAGATATTTGTATCGACGTCATCCCAATAAACACTGGTGGTGGCGAAGAAAACACTACTTAGGCAAGATACCAGGTAGAGAAGACTATTCAGTATTTATGGATAAATCAACCGGTGGATTTCTTTGGAAGCATGCATGGACAAAAATACAGCGTCATTGGCTAGTTCCAAAAAATGCTTCCCCCGACAATCCGGAATTGCGTGACTATTGGCGTAATAGGCAGGCACGTAAACAGCCTTTTATTTACGGTGTCAAAGTTAACCTCTATAAGCGACAGAAAGGTTATTGTCCTCTCTGTGATCAAGAGTTGGACAATGGTGAACAATTGCATGTTCATCATATTCAGCCTAAAGCTGAAGGGGGTGACAACAAGCTGGCTAATCTAAGATTGTTACATGCTAATTGCCACAGACAATTACATAGCAAAAAAAGGAAAAATGTTGAAGTGAGTAAGTTGCGTGAGCCGTATGCGGGGTAACTCGCACGTACGGTTCTTGAGGGAGTGGGCACTTGCGGCCTGCTTACCTAATCACTGTCAGCCTGAAAAGGTGTTTATGCGCCATGTGGAAGGCTGCGCACACTGTTATCACG harbors:
- the ltrA gene encoding group II intron reverse transcriptase/maturase, whose amino-acid sequence is MPMANVINQNYEQQLEWHAINWRVVTAMINNLRQRIYRASATGDLKKVRNLQKLMMKSRANHLLAIRKVTQVNRGKHTAGVDNQVINDHKGREHLYKLLSQTTSEKVYPVKRVYIAKKNGKKRPLGIPTILDRCRQAIVKSALEPYWEAKFEPVSYGFRPGRSAHDAIQKIFCIARARGTRHWVLDADIKGAFDNIDHNFLIKKIGGFPERNMIKQWLQAGVLEHGNYIPNVAGTPQGGIISPLLANIALHGMETLLGIQYWKNGTPKQGQPYAVVRYADDFVVFGKSREECETAKIKLQIWLAQRGLALSEEKTSIKHLKEGFDFLGFNIRHYDNRHRKRGYILLTKPSKESMKRYKQQMRMTWKGIIGMPTQEGIRQLNAKIIGWCNYYRIGASKRTFSALDQWMWIRQRRYLYRRHPNKHWWWRRKHYLGKIPGREDYSVFMDKSTGGFLWKHAWTKIQRHWLVPKNASPDNPELRDYWRNRQARKQPFIYGVKVNLYKRQKGYCPLCDQELDNGEQLHVHHIQPKAEGGDNKLANLRLLHANCHRQLHSKKRKNVEVSKLREPYAG